A genome region from Vicia villosa cultivar HV-30 ecotype Madison, WI unplaced genomic scaffold, Vvil1.0 ctg.000011F_1_1, whole genome shotgun sequence includes the following:
- the LOC131621838 gene encoding uncharacterized protein LOC131621838 has product MVKAYKQEHVYKHPWERVTSASWRKFTDPENKRVLSHILDVNTLSTNLDSSSGKLYATRAITVRCPWLVRRIIGEDICHCVESTVVDAKSRSMLLSYRNISMEKFIEVEENTRYDPHPENPNEWTVCKQETRIRIKPLSALASMAEKVEQRCADRFLQNSAKSRDVMERICKYLEAESSSFSV; this is encoded by the coding sequence ATGGTGAAAGCATACAAACAAGAACACGTTTACAAGCATCCATGGGAACGAGTAACCTCGGCTTCATGGCGAAAATTCACCGATCCAGAAAACAAACGCGTTCTATCACACATTCTAGATGTAAACACATTGAGCACAAACCTCGATTCATCCTCCGGGAAGCTTTACGCGACGCGCGCGATAACCGTCCGATGTCCGTGGCTAGTTCGGAGAATTATCGGCGAAGATATCTGTCACTGTGTTGAATCGACAGTGGTCGATGCGAAATCGCGATCGATGTTGCTTAGTTATAGGAATATTAGTATGGAGAAGTTTATTGAAGTGGAGGAGAATACTCGGTATGATCCGCATCCGGAGAATCCGAATGAATGGACTGTTTGTAAGCAGGAGACGCGGATTCGGATTAAACCGTTGTCGGCTTTGGCGTCTATGGCGGAGAAAGTGGAGCAGAGGTGTGCTGATAGGTTTCTTCAGAATAGTGCTAAGAGTAGGGATGTTATGGAGAGGATTTGCAAGTATCTTGAGGCTGAGTCTAGCTCTTTTTCTGTGTGA
- the LOC131621840 gene encoding zinc finger A20 and AN1 domain-containing stress-associated protein 8-like produces MDHDQTGCEAAPEGPMLCVNNCGFFGSAATMNMCSKCHKDMMLKQEQATLAASSIGNIMNGSSSSSGVEPAIATNVEISVDSVEPKTISAQPLVASGSEESLEKKPKDGPKRCTNCNKRVGLTGFNCRCGNLFCAVHRYSDKHDCPFDYRTAGRDAIAKANPVVKAEKLDKI; encoded by the coding sequence ATGGACCATGACCAGACTGGATGCGAAGCTGCCCCTGAAGGTCCTATGCTGTGCGTCAACAACTGTGGATTTTTTGGAAGTGCAGCTACCATGAACATGTGTTCCAAGTGCCACAAAGACATGATGCTGAAACAGGAGCAGGCCACGCTTGCAGCATCTTCCATTGGGAACATTATGAATGGTTCCTCAAGCAGCAGTGGAGTTGAACCTGCTATCGCCACCAATGTGGAAATCTCAGTTGATTCAGTGGAGCCCAAAACCATCTCTGCACAACCGTTAGTTGCTTCCGGCTCAGAGGAGAGTTTGGAGAAGAAGCCCAAGGATGGTCCCAAGCGGTGCACCAACTGCAATAAGCGGGTTGGCTTAACAGGATTTAATTGTCGATGCGGTAACCTTTTCTGTGCTGTACATCGCTACTCAGACAAGCATGATTGTCCATTTGATTACCGCACTGCCGGGCGGGATGCGATAGCCAAAGCAAACCCGGTTGTCAAAGCTGAGAAGCTTGACAAAATATAG